One Glycine max cultivar Williams 82 chromosome 6, Glycine_max_v4.0, whole genome shotgun sequence DNA segment encodes these proteins:
- the LOC100806333 gene encoding protein ZINC INDUCED FACILITATOR-LIKE 1 isoform X1, protein MTEETNIGEPLLKKQYYENCPGCKVDRAKELEKDVSIRNLVHIWIVVLCGALPVSSLYPFLYFMVKDFNIAEGEEDISAYAGYIGSAFMLGRCLTSMLWGMIADRYGRKPVVIISVISVVIFNILFGLSTSFWMAVITRLFLGCLNGVMGTIKAFSSEIFREEYQPLGLSTVSAAWGVGLALGPALGGYLAQPVEKYPYLFSKGSFWDRFPYFLPCLVISTFAFSVAIACIWLPETNHNHNPEALEIRSRAPDKDKVVQNNESVFRNWPLMSSIIVYCVFSLHDNAYSEVFSLWAVSPRWLGGLNFTTNSVGNVLVVSGFAIIIFQLGLYQSIQKTCGPVSLARISGVLSIPILQSYPFMTMLSGFTLYAAIYIASILNNVIIEIITTCLLILQNRAVEQQQRGIANGISMTAMSAFKVIGPAAGGAILTSSQKRLNATFLPGTHLIFFSLNVVEGLGVLLTFKPFLTIKKLPLELLK, encoded by the exons ATGACAGAAGAGACTAATATTGGAGAACCACTTTTAAAGAAACAGTACTATGAGAACTGCCCTGGTTGCAAGGTTGATAGAGCCAAGGAGCTGGAAAAGGATGTCTCCATTCGAAATCTCGTCCATATATGGATTGTGGTGTTGTGCGGTG CTCTTCCTGTTTCTTCTCTCTATCCTTTCCTTTATTTCATG gtGAAGGATTTTAATATTGCAGAAGGGGAGGAAGATATCAGTGCCTATGCTGGCTATattg GGTCTGCATTCATGCTTGGTAGATGTTTGACATCTATGTTGTGGGGAATGATAGCTGATCGCTATGGTAGAAAACCTGTTGTGATTATAAGTGTTATTTCTGT TGTCATTTTCAACATACTATTCGGCCTTAGTACAAGTTTTTGGATGGCTGTTATTACAAGACTTTTTCTTGGATGTTTAAATGGTGTGATGGGCACAATCAAG GCTTTTTCTTCTGAAATATTTCGAGAAGAATATCAACCTCTGGGACTCTCAACC GTCTCTGCTGCTTGGGGAGTAGGTTTAGCACTTGGCCCAGCATTGGGAGGTTATTTGGCTCAg CCAGTAGAAAAATAcccatatttattttcaaagggTTCCTTTTGGGATAG GTTTCCCTACTTCTTGCCCTGCTTGGTTATATCAACTTTTGCATTTTCCGTTGCAATTGCTTGCATTTGGCTTCCg GAGACAAATCATAACCACAATCCTGAAGCTTTAGAAATCAGAAGTAGGGCCCCCGACAAAGACAAGGTGGTCCAAAACAATGAAAGTGTCTTCCGAAATTGGCCTTTAATGTCATCTATCATTGTTTATTGTGTTTTTTCACTTCATGACAATGCTTATTCTGAG GTTTTCTCATTATGGGCTGTCAGTCCTCGATGGTTGGGAGGTTTAAACTTTACAACCAACAGTGTTGGTAATGTTTTAGTAGTTTCAG GTTTTGCTATTATAATCTTCCAACTTGGACTATACCAATCAATACAAAAAACTTGTGGGCCTGTTAGCCTTGCTCGTATCTCAGGG GTGTTATCTATACCCATCTTGCAAAGCTACCCCTTCATGACAATGTTGTCTGGCTTCACACTGTATGCAGCGATATATATTGCTTCCATTCTAAACAATGTGATTATT GAGATAATTACAacttgtttattaattttacaaaatagagCAGTG GAACAACAACAAAGGGGAATAGCTAATGGCATTTCTATGACTGCTATGTCAGCATTCAAAGTTATTGGTCCAGCTGCAGGTGGTGCAAT ATTAACATCTTCCCAAAAGCGGTTAAATGCTACTTTCCTCCCAG GAACACATTTGatcttcttttctctcaatgTTGTTGAAGGACTTGGAGTGTTGTTGACATTCAAACCATTCCTAACAATAAAGAAACTGCCCTTAGAgctattaaaatga
- the LOC100806333 gene encoding protein ZINC INDUCED FACILITATOR-LIKE 1 isoform X2 — MLGRCLTSMLWGMIADRYGRKPVVIISVISVVIFNILFGLSTSFWMAVITRLFLGCLNGVMGTIKAFSSEIFREEYQPLGLSTVSAAWGVGLALGPALGGYLAQPVEKYPYLFSKGSFWDRFPYFLPCLVISTFAFSVAIACIWLPETNHNHNPEALEIRSRAPDKDKVVQNNESVFRNWPLMSSIIVYCVFSLHDNAYSEVFSLWAVSPRWLGGLNFTTNSVGNVLVVSGFAIIIFQLGLYQSIQKTCGPVSLARISGVLSIPILQSYPFMTMLSGFTLYAAIYIASILNNVIIEIITTCLLILQNRAVEQQQRGIANGISMTAMSAFKVIGPAAGGAILTSSQKRLNATFLPGTHLIFFSLNVVEGLGVLLTFKPFLTIKKLPLELLK, encoded by the exons ATGCTTGGTAGATGTTTGACATCTATGTTGTGGGGAATGATAGCTGATCGCTATGGTAGAAAACCTGTTGTGATTATAAGTGTTATTTCTGT TGTCATTTTCAACATACTATTCGGCCTTAGTACAAGTTTTTGGATGGCTGTTATTACAAGACTTTTTCTTGGATGTTTAAATGGTGTGATGGGCACAATCAAG GCTTTTTCTTCTGAAATATTTCGAGAAGAATATCAACCTCTGGGACTCTCAACC GTCTCTGCTGCTTGGGGAGTAGGTTTAGCACTTGGCCCAGCATTGGGAGGTTATTTGGCTCAg CCAGTAGAAAAATAcccatatttattttcaaagggTTCCTTTTGGGATAG GTTTCCCTACTTCTTGCCCTGCTTGGTTATATCAACTTTTGCATTTTCCGTTGCAATTGCTTGCATTTGGCTTCCg GAGACAAATCATAACCACAATCCTGAAGCTTTAGAAATCAGAAGTAGGGCCCCCGACAAAGACAAGGTGGTCCAAAACAATGAAAGTGTCTTCCGAAATTGGCCTTTAATGTCATCTATCATTGTTTATTGTGTTTTTTCACTTCATGACAATGCTTATTCTGAG GTTTTCTCATTATGGGCTGTCAGTCCTCGATGGTTGGGAGGTTTAAACTTTACAACCAACAGTGTTGGTAATGTTTTAGTAGTTTCAG GTTTTGCTATTATAATCTTCCAACTTGGACTATACCAATCAATACAAAAAACTTGTGGGCCTGTTAGCCTTGCTCGTATCTCAGGG GTGTTATCTATACCCATCTTGCAAAGCTACCCCTTCATGACAATGTTGTCTGGCTTCACACTGTATGCAGCGATATATATTGCTTCCATTCTAAACAATGTGATTATT GAGATAATTACAacttgtttattaattttacaaaatagagCAGTG GAACAACAACAAAGGGGAATAGCTAATGGCATTTCTATGACTGCTATGTCAGCATTCAAAGTTATTGGTCCAGCTGCAGGTGGTGCAAT ATTAACATCTTCCCAAAAGCGGTTAAATGCTACTTTCCTCCCAG GAACACATTTGatcttcttttctctcaatgTTGTTGAAGGACTTGGAGTGTTGTTGACATTCAAACCATTCCTAACAATAAAGAAACTGCCCTTAGAgctattaaaatga
- the LOC102668196 gene encoding uncharacterized protein has product MMQSDSSSRRSVKRGDIVWVRVHFPHKWHPALVLSSRDNLGVQVTFSFSPNDAVSVSPATTYFVESEVVPFEEAFPSLITRRNVDAPPLHSALRLLGQRVLSGLRCHCLTGRAQAQQQSAREFDPVGVLGFVLDAAVSPWVESPRFAHAVRVVAQVHAFRRYSSMQHKKIYKQNKETGDDNVKLLLISSLSQTVHKVTQESVALEPKEKCQIISKNGEKNKAIGAIKRLNSTVPVWEGNSAHLFKNKHLIISQNLVHSPALDPLYMVRESLKSARLSLLGFKNRSDQGIVDICFEDFSTMSRTHISVPSNFIIHLRNYIDKRKDNVLGLCWRLPDKETTVIYLNRGKRRRLDNKPASCNDFPQISEVQESERDGDISKHTTPRISDIKMLEPEGSIQKGHEASTCVCETNMNFTEEVQKVDSKRSKRCESLSNLVQHVHSDKCEVDASEAKVKGMLGSDSSVYQERLQLSCNRYTTPLKSNRSARYISKHTRTRISDIKMLEQEGSIQKHHQASTHVCETRMNFTDGVPKADSKRSQTCESLSNLVHCLHSDECEIDANAAKVKGTLESDSSVYPERMQISCNSVTTPLKSKRSARTELSSGDCLVEGKDRYQSVASCSIFNSNVGQLSNTYVPFYRKSLIMKFPKNFNLPSKEQLVKKFSVFGSVDSYRTRVFCYAGSALVSFLQEADAVAAFKYAKKKALFDKANVRFWLDPFEHRRRGFNPSTNKQTGPPLKSCLKYSNSLSRENRKKHRRVRFIISAPVPPSTSKQTGPPLKSCLKNSNSLCKENKKKHRRVRFTIET; this is encoded by the exons ATGATGCAGAGTGATAGTAGCAGTAGAAGAAGCGTAAAGAGAGGAGACATAGTGTGGGTCAGAGTCCACTTCCCTCACAAATGGCACCCCGCACTCGTTCTCTCTTCCCGCGACAACCTCGGCGTCCAAGTCACCTTCTCCTTCTCCCCAAACGACGCCGTTTCAGTTTCACCCGCCACAACCTACTTCGTCGAGTCCGAGGTTGTCCCCTTCGAGGAAGCTTTCCCTTCCCTCATCACCCGCCGCAACGTTGACGCGCCGCCGCTTCACTCCGCGCTCCGCCTGTTGGGCCAGAGGGTCCTTTCCGGGCTGCGGTGCCACTGCCTAACGGGCCGGGCCCAGGCCCAACAACAATCGGCCCGCGAGTTCGACCCGGTTGGGGTCTTGGGTTTTGTTTTGGACGCCGCGGTTTCGCCGTGGGTGGAATCCCCGCGTTTCGCACACGCCGTTAGAGTTGTTGCTCAGGTTCACGCTTTTCGAAGGTATTCTTCTATGCAGCACAAGAAAATTTACAAACAGAATAAAGAAACAg gTGATGATAATGTGAAGCTGCTTCTAATTTCATCTTTGAGTCAGACGGTGCACAAAGTTACTCAAGAATCTGTTGCCTTGGAACCCAAGGAAAAATGTCAGATCATATCCAAAAATGGGGAGAAAAACAAAGCTATTGGTGCTATAAAAAGATTGAACTCAACAGTTCCAGTTTGGGAAGGAAATTCTGCACACTTGTTTAAGAATAAACATCTGATTATTTCACAGAATCTTGTGCACTCTCCTGCTTTAGATCCACTTTACATGGTGCGAGAAAGCCTAAAATCTGCAAGGCTGAGCCTTCTGGGATTCAAAAATAGATCAGACCAGGGCATAGTTGATATCTGCTTTGAAGACTTTTCTACTATGAGTAGAACTCACATCTCAGTTCCTTCcaattttataattcatttgAGAAACTAcattgataaaagaaaagacaatGTACTGGGGCTTTGCTGGAGATTGCCTGACAAAGAAACCACCGTTATATATCTTAACAGGGGGAAAAGAAGGCGACTAGATAATAAACCAGCTTCATGTAATGATTTTCCTCAAATTAGTGAAGTTCAAGAAAGTGAAAGGGATGGAGATATCTCAAAACATACCACTCCTAGGATCTCAGACATTAAGATGCTTGAACCAGAAGGAAGTATCCAGAAAGGCCATGAGGCCTCAACATGCGTTTGTGAAACTAATATGAACTTCACTGAGGAGGTTCAGAAAGTGGATtcaaaaagaagtaaaagatGTGAATCATTGTCTAACTTGGTGCAGCACGTCCATTCTGATAAGTGTGAGGTTGATGCTAGTGAAGCAAAAGTTAAAGGTATGTTAGGATCTGACTCATCTGTTTACCAAGAAAGACTGCAATTGAGTTGCAATCGCTATACAACACCTCTCAAGTCGAATAGGTCTGCAAGATACATATCAAAACATACTAGAACTAGGATCTCAGATATTAAGATGCTTGAACAAGAAGGAAGTATCCAGAAACATCATCAGGCCTCAACACATGTTTGTGAAACCAGAATGAACTTCACTGATGGGGTTCCGAAAGCGGATTCAAAAAGAAGTCAAACTTGCGAATCATTGTCTAATTTAGTGCATTGCTTGCATTCTGATGAGTGTGAGATTGATGCTAATGCAGCAAAAGTTAAAGGTACGTTGGAATCTGACTCATCTGTTTACCCTGAAAGGATGCAAATTAGTTGCAATAGTGTTACAACACCTCTCAAGTCGAAAAGGTCTGCAAGAACAGAATTATCTTCTGGGGATTGTTTGGTGGAGGGTAAGGATCGCTACCAAAGTGTTGCTTCTTGTTCAATATTCAATTCAAATGTTGGACAGCTATCAAATACATATGTCCCCTTTTATCGTAAATCTTTGATCATGAAGTTCCCCAAGAATTTCAACCTACCATCCAAGGAACAGTTAGTAAAGAAGTTTAGTGTATTTGGCTCAGTAGATTCGTATAGAACAAGGGTCTTTTGCTATGCTGGCTCAGCTCTGGTGTCTTTTTTACAAGAAGCTGATGCAGTTGCTGCATTTAAATATGCCAAAAAGAAGGCCTTGTTTGATAAGGCTAATGTCCGGTTTTGGCTTGACCCATTTGAGCACAGAAGAAGAGGATTCAACCCATCAACAAATAAACAAACAGGACCACCACTGAAATCTTGTTTGAAATATTCCAATTCCTTGAGTAGGGAAAACAGGAAGAAGCATCGCAGAGTAAGATTTATAATATCTGCTCCTGTGCCCCCATCAACAAGTAAACAAACAGGACCACCACTGAAATCTTGTTTGAAAAATTCCAATTCCTTGTGTAAGGAAAACAAGAAGAAACATCGCAGAGTAAGATTTACAATAGAAACTTAG